A window from Acidithiobacillus sp. encodes these proteins:
- a CDS encoding EAL domain-containing protein, with the protein MSERTAISPEDILRTLLKHQHTEITAAIARSMDLFYARAASHPDISAIQRQLSAEQFEQLKVEQRAQSLLLLQPDTTEEHLERAQAMGRVYAMAGIRTEWLISSMALYSDCLLEQLTPFLKHEDALQSLILQRLAKDLAGQLQGMESAALEERQVMERIDLLLLGDTPPDDLASLMLNKLLSIQGLDGAWIGRPDASGRVINDAVAGAGLADYIGCVEIRVDDSPLGQGPAGQAWRTGETVIIDHWNTDTNTQPWQEGAPFHEWRASATIPIQASGSAYAVLGLYSRIPGFFSYSSRQMLIRHLAVMLGVALSHRRQQKHMDRLNSLYRAFLAEGDILIRARSETEMLRKTCQRLAEGALFGTAYVVRPDADGWFRPLAAAGVGSGILGSMHVNAHSQHPPSLIADTWQSGRLQYRNDYLSDLRLNAHHEIPKRNNWASIAVVPVHRDGQIWAAMVVASPDKDIFDQGILSAIARVAKLLGHGLDELDLKDRIDKERSVQSWMARHDPLTGLPNRVALLDRIPEAMQRAQREEKLLGICMLDLDDFKPVNDRYGHAAGDALLQSIAHRLQTALRQTDFVARIGGDEFALVLENVSRMEDIENVMERVYLALDTPFLLPGGIEVHVGGSLGLTLHPFDDGDPEQLLRHADQALYTAKAEKGRRARFWRAFQGDDEASTMQRRPYIELLHQGALVAYYQPILHLASGRIIGVEALARLRQGNEILPPAVFLDHLDHAAGQLLAEQMMRQAMLAAQYWETAGFPLEVAINVPPEVLLSDTFLEHMEVTIAESALPAERLTLEILESGELLSLRFAKNRIAQIRAMGVRVALDDVGSAYASLLRLKEIAVDEVKLDQSFVQEISQNPADLVFVMSVGALAQSIGARYVVEGAETAETINALAVLGVGCVQGYAIARPMPEETMLEWLRAWNGIAHDTQPRTLLGAYASHLQFDGIYRLAPRLLGELQHSEEVCQCGLGEYLDHHGLEQSALGKAHQTYHYCVGTTHSATELDACRQHVASAVAAAQQQIAEYGHTPHGTN; encoded by the coding sequence ATGTCTGAGCGCACCGCCATTTCTCCAGAAGATATCCTGCGCACCCTGCTAAAACACCAGCATACCGAGATTACGGCCGCCATCGCGCGGTCTATGGACCTTTTTTATGCCCGTGCCGCCAGCCATCCAGACATCAGCGCGATACAGCGCCAGCTGTCGGCCGAGCAGTTCGAGCAACTTAAGGTAGAACAGCGGGCCCAATCCCTGCTCCTGTTGCAGCCAGATACCACGGAGGAACATCTCGAGCGCGCTCAAGCCATGGGCCGGGTATATGCCATGGCAGGTATCCGTACTGAATGGCTGATCAGCAGTATGGCGTTATACTCAGACTGCCTCCTCGAACAGCTCACCCCGTTTCTGAAACATGAAGACGCCTTACAGTCGCTGATCCTGCAACGCTTGGCGAAGGATCTCGCCGGACAACTGCAGGGAATGGAGTCCGCCGCCCTGGAAGAACGCCAGGTTATGGAGCGCATTGATCTGCTCCTTTTAGGCGACACGCCGCCCGATGATCTCGCATCGCTGATGCTCAACAAACTGCTGAGCATTCAAGGACTGGATGGAGCATGGATCGGACGCCCTGATGCGTCTGGTCGCGTGATAAACGATGCCGTCGCGGGGGCAGGACTTGCAGACTACATCGGTTGCGTCGAAATTCGTGTAGATGACAGCCCGCTCGGACAAGGTCCAGCCGGGCAGGCCTGGCGAACAGGTGAAACCGTCATCATTGATCACTGGAATACCGACACTAACACCCAACCCTGGCAGGAGGGCGCCCCGTTCCACGAATGGCGCGCCAGCGCTACCATACCTATCCAGGCAAGCGGCAGTGCATACGCGGTGCTCGGCCTTTACAGCCGTATCCCCGGCTTTTTCAGCTATTCTAGCCGCCAGATGCTGATTCGTCATCTCGCGGTCATGTTGGGGGTCGCCCTGAGCCATCGCCGCCAACAAAAGCACATGGATCGACTCAACAGTCTGTACCGCGCCTTTCTGGCAGAGGGAGACATCCTGATCCGCGCGCGATCGGAGACGGAAATGCTCCGCAAAACCTGCCAGCGTCTGGCGGAAGGCGCACTCTTTGGTACTGCCTATGTGGTACGGCCAGATGCCGATGGTTGGTTCCGCCCCCTCGCCGCTGCCGGTGTCGGTAGCGGCATACTGGGTAGCATGCATGTTAACGCCCATTCTCAGCACCCACCCAGCCTCATCGCGGATACCTGGCAATCCGGGCGCCTTCAGTATCGTAATGATTATCTCAGCGACCTGCGCCTGAATGCCCATCACGAGATACCGAAGCGTAACAACTGGGCGAGCATTGCCGTGGTCCCTGTGCATCGTGATGGCCAGATTTGGGCTGCCATGGTGGTCGCCAGCCCAGACAAGGACATTTTTGACCAGGGAATCCTCAGCGCCATCGCCCGCGTGGCCAAACTGCTCGGCCATGGTCTCGACGAATTGGACCTCAAGGATCGTATCGACAAAGAGCGCTCCGTACAAAGCTGGATGGCCCGTCACGACCCGCTCACCGGCCTACCCAATCGGGTCGCTCTCCTCGATCGCATCCCCGAAGCGATGCAGCGCGCGCAGCGCGAAGAAAAACTCCTCGGCATCTGCATGCTGGATCTGGACGACTTCAAGCCCGTCAACGACCGGTATGGCCATGCCGCCGGTGATGCCCTTCTGCAAAGCATCGCCCATCGCCTGCAGACAGCGCTGCGCCAGACAGACTTTGTCGCGCGCATCGGTGGCGACGAGTTCGCCCTCGTACTGGAAAATGTCAGCCGCATGGAAGATATCGAAAACGTGATGGAAAGAGTGTACCTGGCCCTGGACACCCCCTTCTTGCTCCCCGGCGGCATTGAAGTGCATGTGGGCGGCAGCCTCGGCCTCACTTTGCACCCTTTTGATGACGGAGACCCGGAGCAACTGCTGCGCCACGCGGATCAGGCCCTTTACACCGCCAAAGCGGAAAAGGGGCGACGCGCACGGTTTTGGCGCGCTTTTCAGGGTGACGATGAGGCATCGACCATGCAACGGCGGCCCTATATCGAACTGCTTCACCAAGGTGCGTTGGTAGCCTATTACCAGCCCATACTGCATTTGGCCAGCGGCCGGATCATCGGTGTCGAGGCCCTGGCACGCCTGCGCCAGGGTAACGAGATTTTACCTCCCGCAGTTTTTCTTGATCATCTGGACCACGCCGCCGGGCAACTCCTCGCGGAACAAATGATGCGCCAGGCCATGCTCGCGGCACAGTACTGGGAAACTGCAGGCTTCCCACTCGAAGTCGCCATTAATGTCCCACCCGAGGTACTGCTCTCCGATACCTTCCTTGAACATATGGAAGTAACGATCGCCGAGAGCGCCCTCCCAGCGGAGCGATTAACGCTGGAAATTCTGGAAAGTGGCGAACTCTTGTCACTCCGCTTTGCCAAAAACCGTATCGCCCAAATTCGGGCCATGGGGGTGCGCGTCGCGCTGGACGACGTGGGGAGCGCGTATGCATCACTGCTACGCCTCAAGGAAATCGCCGTCGATGAAGTCAAGTTGGACCAGAGCTTTGTCCAGGAGATTTCGCAAAACCCCGCCGACTTGGTCTTTGTCATGAGCGTCGGTGCCCTCGCCCAGTCCATTGGCGCGCGCTATGTGGTGGAAGGCGCAGAGACCGCGGAAACCATCAATGCCTTAGCGGTGTTAGGGGTGGGATGCGTGCAGGGCTACGCCATCGCCCGTCCGATGCCGGAAGAAACCATGCTGGAGTGGCTCCGTGCCTGGAACGGTATAGCCCATGACACCCAGCCGCGCACCCTGCTCGGCGCCTATGCATCACACCTGCAGTTTGACGGCATCTATCGCCTCGCACCGCGGCTACTGGGCGAGTTGCAGCATTCTGAAGAGGTCTGTCAATGTGGGCTGGGCGAGTATCTGGATCATCACGGCTTAGAGCAGTCTGCGCTTGGTAAAGCCCATCAGACCTATCATTATTGTGTTGGCACCACCCACTCTGCTACAGAGCTGGACGCCTGCCGCCAGCACGTAGCGAGTGCGGTGGCGGCCGCTCAGCAACAGATCGCTGAATATGGACACACGCCCCACGGCACGAACTGA
- a CDS encoding cation-translocating P-type ATPase, with protein MDTRPTARTDTHHLTGLARATAAQRLAEGGPNLLPGSTPKTLLAIVLGVLVEPMFVMLLVAGGIYLLLGDRAEALFLLAFVFVVISITLAQERKTQRALESLRDLSAPRALVIRDGQELRIAGREVVRGDLLVLHEGDRIAADAQLVQGQLTVDESLLTGEAVPVDKLPNLGRAKLTIPGGEGTSTLYASTLVTRGVGFAVVGATGVDTAVGHIGQALATTEEMTSGLQQSTRRLIRNLTVIALMLAISLVLVNWLWDGRSLLASLLSGIALAMAILPQEIPVILTVFLALGAWRISKKKVLTRRMSAVEALGAVTVLAVDKTGTLTQNRMEVAELAAGDANFIVSLGSELSETFHLLVEFAMLATPTDPFDPMEKAIQIFGHTQLAGTEHIHDDRRPEFQYELSPDILAITRVFSGMRPATHLLATKGAPEAVADLCHLADERRCAIQSQVEAMAERGLRVLGVAKGEWQASGPDAPWPPSQHDFDFTFLGLVGFFDPPRPEVPAAIAECRAAGIRILMLTGDHPATARAIARLVGLSERPAVVTGVEIAALDDIGLRQRLLQVDLCARLQPEQKLRLVRVLQQAGDVVAMTGDGVNDAPALKAADVGIAMGERGTDVAREAAALVLLDDSFASIVAAIAQGRRIYDNVVKAARFVFAVHLPVIALALLPALLNWPILLLPVHIAVLELLIDPACSTVFEAEPAAADIMCRPPRLLNSSPFAAGNIGFALAQGLGIAVILLAGGALLQHLGWAEEDLRISVFTALVLALFLLILANRDLTHTALHNLRGNNPLLARMFVGVGVVLAAVLAIPFLRDVMGFSAMSMPPLLVAVGLLLACILWVQIVRRAKWGIS; from the coding sequence ATGGACACACGCCCCACGGCACGAACTGATACCCATCATTTGACGGGGCTTGCCCGCGCAACGGCGGCGCAGCGCCTAGCCGAGGGTGGCCCAAACCTGCTACCTGGAAGCACGCCAAAAACGCTCCTGGCCATCGTGCTTGGTGTCTTGGTCGAGCCGATGTTCGTGATGCTCTTGGTGGCTGGCGGTATCTATCTGCTCCTGGGAGACCGTGCCGAGGCGCTTTTCCTGCTGGCCTTCGTGTTCGTGGTCATCAGCATCACTCTGGCCCAGGAGCGCAAGACCCAGCGGGCGTTGGAGTCCTTGCGCGATCTCTCCGCGCCGCGGGCGCTGGTGATCCGGGACGGCCAGGAGTTGCGCATCGCCGGGCGCGAGGTGGTGCGCGGCGATCTCCTGGTTCTGCACGAGGGCGACCGCATTGCCGCCGATGCGCAACTGGTGCAGGGTCAGCTCACGGTGGACGAATCGCTGCTCACCGGTGAGGCCGTGCCGGTGGACAAACTCCCCAATCTGGGGCGCGCTAAGTTGACCATACCAGGTGGTGAAGGTACGTCAACCTTGTACGCCAGCACCTTGGTTACCAGGGGGGTAGGGTTTGCCGTGGTCGGTGCAACGGGTGTAGATACTGCGGTGGGGCATATTGGCCAGGCTTTGGCAACAACGGAAGAGATGACCTCCGGCCTGCAACAATCCACGCGCCGGCTTATCCGTAACCTGACGGTGATTGCGCTGATGCTGGCCATATCGCTGGTTTTGGTAAACTGGTTATGGGATGGCCGTTCGCTGCTGGCGAGCCTGCTTTCGGGCATTGCCTTGGCTATGGCCATCCTGCCCCAGGAGATTCCGGTCATTCTCACCGTATTTCTGGCCTTGGGCGCCTGGCGTATTTCGAAAAAAAAGGTGTTGACTCGCCGCATGTCCGCCGTGGAGGCGCTGGGCGCGGTCACCGTGCTTGCGGTGGACAAGACCGGCACGCTCACGCAAAACCGCATGGAGGTCGCGGAGCTGGCCGCAGGTGATGCGAATTTCATTGTGTCACTGGGCAGCGAACTGTCCGAAACCTTTCACCTCCTCGTCGAATTCGCCATGCTGGCAACACCGACAGATCCCTTCGATCCGATGGAAAAGGCCATCCAAATCTTTGGTCACACGCAACTGGCTGGCACCGAGCACATTCACGACGATCGCCGCCCCGAATTCCAGTACGAGCTGTCGCCGGATATCCTGGCCATAACCCGGGTGTTTTCTGGTATGCGACCGGCCACCCATTTGCTGGCCACCAAAGGCGCCCCCGAGGCGGTGGCTGATCTATGCCATCTGGCGGATGAAAGACGCTGCGCTATTCAGAGTCAGGTTGAAGCCATGGCCGAGCGGGGACTGCGGGTGCTCGGTGTGGCCAAGGGCGAATGGCAGGCAAGCGGCCCGGATGCGCCGTGGCCACCAAGCCAGCACGACTTTGATTTTACCTTCCTGGGCCTGGTCGGGTTTTTTGATCCGCCGCGCCCCGAGGTTCCCGCGGCGATTGCGGAATGTCGAGCGGCGGGAATACGCATTCTCATGCTCACTGGCGACCATCCTGCCACAGCGCGGGCTATTGCCAGGCTGGTCGGCCTGTCCGAGCGGCCAGCGGTTGTCACCGGCGTCGAGATCGCTGCGCTGGATGATATTGGCCTGCGCCAGCGCCTGCTGCAGGTGGACCTCTGTGCTCGCCTGCAGCCGGAGCAGAAATTGCGCCTGGTGCGGGTACTGCAACAAGCTGGCGACGTGGTGGCGATGACCGGTGACGGCGTCAATGATGCTCCTGCGCTCAAGGCCGCTGATGTAGGCATCGCTATGGGGGAGCGCGGCACCGACGTGGCCCGCGAGGCAGCTGCCCTGGTACTGCTGGACGACAGCTTCGCCAGCATCGTCGCCGCCATCGCACAGGGGCGGCGCATCTACGACAACGTCGTTAAAGCCGCGCGCTTTGTCTTCGCAGTGCATCTGCCCGTTATCGCGCTGGCGCTGCTGCCCGCGTTACTGAACTGGCCTATCCTGCTGCTGCCGGTGCATATCGCCGTGCTTGAACTGCTGATCGACCCCGCCTGTTCCACCGTGTTCGAGGCCGAGCCGGCAGCAGCCGACATCATGTGTCGACCGCCGCGCCTCCTCAACTCTAGTCCATTCGCTGCCGGCAACATTGGCTTTGCACTAGCACAGGGCCTTGGGATTGCGGTCATTCTTCTGGCCGGAGGTGCATTGTTGCAGCACCTGGGTTGGGCCGAAGAAGATCTTCGTATCAGCGTGTTCACCGCCCTAGTACTGGCGTTGTTCCTGCTGATCCTGGCCAATCGTGACCTGACCCATACGGCATTGCATAATCTGCGCGGCAACAATCCTTTGCTGGCACGCATGTTCGTGGGTGTGGGAGTGGTGCTCGCGGCGGTTCTGGCGATTCCTTTTTTGCGCGATGTGATGGGTTTTTCTGCCATGAGTATGCCACCACTCCTGGTCGCCGTCGGGCTGTTGTTGGCCTGTATCCTTTGGGTGCAAATCGTGCGCCGGGCAAAGTGGGGCATATCCTGA
- a CDS encoding MIP/aquaporin family protein: protein MHSLMRKITAEFIGTFGLVFFGGGAAAMGNPLIDIALANGLAIMIAAYVFGDISGGIVNPAVTLGGAIAGKISWRDAGMYMIAQILGGIAAGFALLTALHGPMGHLGATTIDTNLISVRGGFMLEALGTFFLTTTALYTAMSDRAGNAAPLAIGFTLVMIVTFMGPLTGASVNPARTLGPAVAGDYYTHIWVYLIATPFGGLVAGLLYKFMHEGKTDMNFREVLKEEEMTL, encoded by the coding sequence ATGCACTCATTAATGCGTAAAATAACGGCAGAGTTCATTGGTACCTTTGGGCTTGTGTTTTTTGGCGGCGGCGCGGCGGCCATGGGTAACCCACTCATAGACATCGCTCTGGCTAACGGATTGGCCATCATGATTGCGGCCTATGTATTCGGGGATATCAGCGGCGGTATCGTGAATCCTGCGGTCACTCTGGGCGGCGCCATAGCAGGAAAGATCAGTTGGCGGGACGCGGGCATGTATATGATTGCTCAGATCCTTGGCGGAATAGCCGCTGGATTTGCACTGCTCACGGCGCTGCACGGACCAATGGGGCACCTGGGTGCCACCACCATCGATACAAACCTTATATCTGTCCGCGGGGGGTTCATGCTGGAGGCGTTGGGAACCTTCTTCCTCACCACCACCGCGCTGTATACCGCCATGAGCGATCGTGCTGGTAATGCAGCGCCGCTGGCCATAGGCTTCACTTTAGTCATGATTGTCACATTCATGGGCCCACTCACAGGGGCCAGCGTCAATCCGGCACGGACGCTGGGCCCTGCCGTGGCAGGTGATTACTACACACATATATGGGTTTATCTCATTGCAACGCCGTTCGGGGGGCTGGTCGCTGGTTTACTTTATAAATTTATGCACGAAGGCAAAACCGACATGAATTTCAGGGAGGTGCTGAAGGAAGAAGAAATGACTCTCTAA
- a CDS encoding cytochrome b/b6 domain-containing protein has translation MSEEIQEWPRSTRWIHMGFALVVTFLLFSELDMKAIWKKVGELPFRHLLFHAHMWVGMFATLVILAFWLEVVRIKKLRSHLFPYSGKYLENICSDIRGLADGKLPASGMRGGLPGMVHGLGLLAVTGMAVLGFVMFFLIPNYGVAAPIGLYQLPKKLHDFLSSFVWLYWWGHIGMAALHTVKSPAVLRVFRP, from the coding sequence ATGTCTGAAGAGATTCAAGAGTGGCCAAGAAGTACGCGGTGGATACATATGGGATTTGCATTGGTGGTGACTTTTCTGCTTTTCAGCGAACTCGATATGAAGGCAATATGGAAAAAAGTGGGCGAGCTTCCATTTCGGCACTTGCTATTTCATGCCCACATGTGGGTTGGCATGTTTGCGACGTTAGTTATTCTGGCATTTTGGCTCGAAGTCGTACGCATCAAGAAGCTGCGTTCGCACCTTTTCCCATATAGTGGAAAGTATTTAGAAAATATATGCAGCGATATAAGGGGGCTGGCAGATGGGAAGCTGCCGGCCAGTGGAATGCGAGGTGGCTTACCAGGGATGGTGCATGGACTGGGTTTGCTGGCCGTGACTGGCATGGCTGTCTTGGGATTTGTAATGTTTTTCCTGATCCCAAATTACGGGGTGGCTGCGCCTATAGGTCTCTACCAACTACCCAAGAAACTACATGACTTTCTGTCATCTTTTGTCTGGCTATATTGGTGGGGACATATCGGTATGGCTGCACTGCATACCGTTAAATCTCCCGCCGTTTTGCGGGTGTTCAGACCTTAG
- a CDS encoding TonB family protein, with protein MRHRHRGDLPSPLTPSGHLLSAHVAQSSGIGAINRAALNAVGTASYPPFRKKMPKQDMTFNVRVHLSAQHSWLLRL; from the coding sequence CTGCGCCACCGGCACCGCGGTGATCTCCCTTCTCCCCTGACGCCGTCCGGTCATCTGCTTTCTGCGCACGTCGCCCAAAGCAGCGGTATTGGTGCCATAAATCGTGCGGCACTCAACGCTGTAGGAACCGCCAGTTATCCCCCGTTTCGCAAAAAAATGCCCAAACAGGATATGACCTTTAATGTGCGAGTGCATCTATCCGCACAGCACAGCTGGTTATTACGTTTATGA